The following nucleotide sequence is from Alistipes sp. ZOR0009.
AAATGTTCCTAGAGGAGATTGGACTAAAGGAATCGGGGGTTGCTCGCCTTATTAAGGCAGCCTACGCGCTACTCGACCTAGAAACCTACTTTACCACAGGACAAAAGGAAACTCACGCTTGGACCTACAAAAGAGGATCTAAAGCTCCACAAGCAGCAGGTGTTATCCACACCGACTTCGAAAAGGGCTTTATCCGTGCGGAGGTTATCAAATACAACGACTTTGTAACGCTAGGCTCCGAAACCGCCTGCAAGGAGGCCGGAAAGCTCTCTGTCGAAGGCAAGGAGTATGTTGTACAGGATGGCGACATCATGCACTTCCGTTTCAACGTTTAGCATTTAGGCTACCTAAATTTAAGAAGACCAGCATGCGAAAAATAGCTATTGCTTCAGCGGCCGTACTATCGGCCCTTGGGGCATTTTCCCAAGGGAGAACCATCCCTGCGGAAAAGCCAAGGCTTATTGTACAGATAGTGGTTACGCAAATGCGATACGACTACCTACAGCGCTATTCCGACAACTTCTCCAACCGGGGGTTCAAGGTCTTACTTCAGGAGGGTGCCATTTGTAAGAATGCCAAGTACAGCTACAGCCTTACCCAAACGGCACCTGGCTTGGCCACCATTGCAACCGGCGCCAACCCATCTACGCACGGCGTGGTGAGCGACATGTGGTATATACCGCTGCTCGATCAAAACATGAAGGCCGCCCAAGACTCCAAAGCAGAAGGTGTGGGAGGATTTGGCGAGCTCGGAAAGCACTCGCCCCGAAATCTCCTTGCCGGAACGCTTGGCGACGAAATTAAGGTAGCCAACAAAAACTCCAAGGTAATCGGGGTATCGCTAGATCCCACCTCGGCAGTGCTGCTAACGGGCCATAGCGCAGACGCGGCCTACTGGTTCGACCCATCAACTGGGAAATTTATGACCAGCAGCTACTACACCAAGGCGCTACCAAAGTGGGTAGACGATTTCAACCAAAAGAGATTTCCCGACATCTACATCTACAACAAGTGGGGTCTTACCCGCCCCCTTGCGCAGTACGTTAGCACCAAGGAAAACTTCGATACCACGGCCAAACCTCTGCTGAAGGCTCCTGCGGGCGATGCGCTAGGCAACGTATTCAAGTCGAAAAGCAAGCCCTCGTACGAGGCGCTAATCACCACCCCCTACGGCAACAATCTTACCAAAGATTTTGCCATTGCCGCCATCGTCAACGAGGGGCTAGGGAAGGATGATGCCACCGACCTGCTTACCATCACCCTCGATGCCAACAAGTACATCGGCCGCAAGTACGGCCCCACCTCCATCGAAATGGAGGACACCTACTACCGCCTCGACGAGGACATGGGGCACCTGCTCCGCTTCCTTTCCGAAAATATCGGCAAGCAAAACGTGCTGGTGGTGCTCACCTCCGACAACGGGGTAGCCAACGCGCCGAAGTACATCAGCCATGGAAAAATTCCGTCGGGCAGCTTCGAGCCCAACCGCAACCTGATGCTGCTGAAGATATACCTCAACGCCACCTTTGGCCGCGGGGAGTGGGTAAAATCGTACCATCAAAAGCAGATATACCTCAACCGTACGCTCATCGAGGACTCGAACCTCAAGCTACAGGACGTGCAGGCCAAGACGGCCACCTTCATGAAGCAGTTCTCGGGTGTTTCGCAGGCCATTCCGGCCTACGCGTTGGAGTATAGCAATTTTACCGATGGTATCATGCAAAAAATCCAAAACTCGTTCTACCCGCAGCGCTCGGGCGATGTGATCATCAACCTACAGCCCGGATGGGTAGACACCGACGAGGAGGCCACCTCGAGCAACTCGCCCTACAGCTACGACACCCACGTGCCGCTTATATGGTACGGATGGAAGATTAAGCGCGAGAATATCTCGACCAAGGTGGATATGATGGACATTGCCCCCACCATCTCCAACCTGCTGGACATATCGTGGCCCAATGCCTCATCTGGCGAGCCTATTGAGGAAATTGTAAAGTAAGCTAGCGCTTAGCATTAGAAATAGAAAAGGTCTCCTAACCAAAGGAGGCCTTTTTTTATCTACTTTCCCATAGAACACATGCAAAACACCATTTACTAAAAGGGAATAGCTAGTTTCTGCTCGCAGAAATCGTTTTCCGGCAGCAACAAATCACAGATCGGAACGAAGAAACAAATACTCTTTAACAAAAACTCGTTTGTGGGATCCGACCAGAGTGTTTTCCCTCCCAGAAAGCGATTTCTTGGAGCAAGAAAGTGAAGTATCCCTGCCAACCGATGATTTATTCGAACCAACCAAAGATATCTTGCTCCCGAAAAAGGAGAAGTTCGGCGGGAAAGAATCGTCTATCGAAACCAACAGCCTAACCGCCGCATCCCAACCTGCCCCAGTAATGCCAGAAAAGGGGATTGAATGAATAGAAGCATGAGCCAGAAGTAAGAGCCTCTGAAAATAAAAAAGGAGCTAACGCTCCTTCCCTCTATGCTGGCTTACTATCTCGCAAAAACGATCCATCAACGAGGCATCCTCCTCGAAGGCAGTGCCAACCACCACAATATCGGCGCCAGCATCGAGCACCTCGCGCAGCGCCTTTTCAGTTCTAATGCCGCCACCCACAATCATCGGTAGGCTAAGCTGCTGCTTAAGGGTGCGGATAGTCTTACTCGGCACGTGGTGCTGAGCACCGCTACCCGCCTCGAGATAGAGCATCTTAAAACCGAGGAGCTGAGCCGCAGCCGCTGTTGCCAGCGTGATGTCGGGCTTATTGGCTGGAATAGGCTTGGTGTTGCTCATATACTCCACCGAGGTGGTGCTACCGCCATCAATCAGGATGTAAGCCGTGGGGATTACCTCCACGCCGCTACGAAGTATGGGAATGGCCGCATGAACCTGGTTGCCGATCAAAAAATCGGGATTACGCCCCGAAAGCAGCGACAGGAATAGAACGGCATCGACCTTGGGTGTAAAGTGAGAGGAAAGCCCTGGGAATAGGATTACCGGCTTGGAGATCCGCGCCTTGAGCCGCTCCACCAGTCCATCGATATCCGAAAAAATGAGACTTCCGCCAACAAATACGAGGTCGGCCTTAGAGGCGGCGATATGGTCAACTAGCGCATCCTCGCTGTTAGGGCTAACCTTATCTGGATCTACCAGAACAGCCAGCAACGAACGATGCTCAATTTGTTTTTTTATGCCATCAAATACGTCCATACTCCCCCCAAACAATTACATGATCTTCTAGGGTGTAATACCGAAAGGAGCCTTCCATATTCGATCTATTTAACCGAATGGATATCTCTCCCTTCGTATGCTTATCGTTGGTGGTAACGTTGGTTACCGTGATATCACGAATAAAATCGAGTTCGCTCTGAAGCGCCGCCTTAAAGGCAGCCTCCTTGGCGCTCCAAATAAGCGGCAAGTATTCCTTTTCCGAAAAGCCCTTGCCCAAGAACAGGCTAGCCTCTGGCGCATCCACAAACTTATGGGCTATTTTTTGGTAGCTCCGCTCCACCCCTTCGATATCGAGGCCTATATGCGGTTCTGTGCCCAACAAAACGGCCACATAACGTCCCGTATGCGATATGGAAATATGCTGGCTGTTGTGGTTGATGCTTGGTCGTCCCTCCTCATCGTATTCGATAGGCACCTTCTTCCCTAAAATTTTATTCACCAAAGCACGGACAGCGAGCCACTGCTGCTGGCGAGACTCTGATCGAAAAGAGAAGTAGCGCTGCTGCTCGTCGAGGGTAAGCTCAGCCTGCAGGTATAAGG
It contains:
- a CDS encoding alkaline phosphatase family protein, producing the protein MRKIAIASAAVLSALGAFSQGRTIPAEKPRLIVQIVVTQMRYDYLQRYSDNFSNRGFKVLLQEGAICKNAKYSYSLTQTAPGLATIATGANPSTHGVVSDMWYIPLLDQNMKAAQDSKAEGVGGFGELGKHSPRNLLAGTLGDEIKVANKNSKVIGVSLDPTSAVLLTGHSADAAYWFDPSTGKFMTSSYYTKALPKWVDDFNQKRFPDIYIYNKWGLTRPLAQYVSTKENFDTTAKPLLKAPAGDALGNVFKSKSKPSYEALITTPYGNNLTKDFAIAAIVNEGLGKDDATDLLTITLDANKYIGRKYGPTSIEMEDTYYRLDEDMGHLLRFLSENIGKQNVLVVLTSDNGVANAPKYISHGKIPSGSFEPNRNLMLLKIYLNATFGRGEWVKSYHQKQIYLNRTLIEDSNLKLQDVQAKTATFMKQFSGVSQAIPAYALEYSNFTDGIMQKIQNSFYPQRSGDVIINLQPGWVDTDEEATSSNSPYSYDTHVPLIWYGWKIKRENISTKVDMMDIAPTISNLLDISWPNASSGEPIEEIVK
- a CDS encoding geranylgeranylglyceryl/heptaprenylglyceryl phosphate synthase, with protein sequence MDVFDGIKKQIEHRSLLAVLVDPDKVSPNSEDALVDHIAASKADLVFVGGSLIFSDIDGLVERLKARISKPVILFPGLSSHFTPKVDAVLFLSLLSGRNPDFLIGNQVHAAIPILRSGVEVIPTAYILIDGGSTTSVEYMSNTKPIPANKPDITLATAAAAQLLGFKMLYLEAGSGAQHHVPSKTIRTLKQQLSLPMIVGGGIRTEKALREVLDAGADIVVVGTAFEEDASLMDRFCEIVSQHRGKER
- a CDS encoding 4'-phosphopantetheinyl transferase family protein, which codes for MPVSFINRDEDLSVYVWELTEDREALYLQAELTLDEQQRYFSFRSESRQQQWLAVRALVNKILGKKVPIEYDEEGRPSINHNSQHISISHTGRYVAVLLGTEPHIGLDIEGVERSYQKIAHKFVDAPEASLFLGKGFSEKEYLPLIWSAKEAAFKAALQSELDFIRDITVTNVTTNDKHTKGEISIRLNRSNMEGSFRYYTLEDHVIVWGEYGRI